In Hyla sarda isolate aHylSar1 chromosome 9, aHylSar1.hap1, whole genome shotgun sequence, the following proteins share a genomic window:
- the LOC130290853 gene encoding germ cell nuclear acidic protein-like, with translation MTKRKRERGGEVDGGDEDLPQRKKRNSYFLASITSQRSRYVKDFKNTKMDLAERLFAFYNKTIFGNKLPKIKITWNKRLTSTGGQCFYCISDDERYSRIELSDKVCDSADRVRDILAHEMCHAATWIIDGSKTDGHGDLWQAHADRVTQIHPELPKVTICHDYAINYTFTYRCDACNKTVGRFREIPPDKAICRMCQSRLCLVSPR, from the exons ATGACAAAAAGAAAGCGTGAGAGAGGAGGAGAAGTGGACGGGGGCGATGAGGACTTACCTCAG AGAAAGAAGCGGAATTCTTATTTCCTTGCTTCCATTACATCACAAAGATCCCGATATGTTAAGGATTTTAAGAATACTAAAATGGACCTGGCTGAAAGGCTTTTTGCCTTTTATAATAAGACCATCTTCGGCAATAAG CTTCCTAAAATCAAGATCACATGGAATAAGAGACTGACATCCACAGGAGGCCAGTGCTTTTATTGCATTTCTGATGACGAGCGATATAGCCGAATAGAGCTATCGGACAAGGTCTGCGATTCTGCAG aCCGCGTAAGGGACATATTAGCACACGAGATGTGCCATGCGGCCACGTGGATTATTGATGGCAGCAAAACTGATGGTCATGGTGACCTATGGCAGGCCCATGCAGATAGAGTCACCCAAATACACCCCGAGCTGCCCAAGGTGACAATATGCCATGACTACGCCATCAACTATACATTCACCTATCGTTGTGATGCTTGTAATAAAAC CGTTGGACGTTTCAGAGAAATTCCACCGGATAAAGCCATTTGCCGCATGTGCCAAAGCAGACTTTGCCTAGTGAGCCCTAGATGA